The following proteins come from a genomic window of Streptomyces sp. NBC_01716:
- the dop gene encoding depupylase/deamidase Dop, whose product MTVRRVMGIETEYGISVPGQPNANAMLTSSQIVNAYAAAMHRARRARWDFEEENPLRDARGFDLAREAAESSQLTDEDIGLANVILTNGARLYVDHAHPEYSSPEITNPRDAVLWDKAGERIMAEAAERAGQLPGAQPILLYKNNTDNKGASYGTHENYLMKRETPFSDIVRHLTPFFVSRQVVTGAGRVGIGQDGHEHGFQISQRADYFEVEVGLETTLKRPIINTRDEPHSDAEKYRRLHVIIGDANLSEISTYLKLGTTSLVLSMIEDGFINVDLAVDQPVRTLHQVSHDPSLGQLVTLRSGRTLTAVQLQMEYFELARKYVEERYGADADEQTRDVLGRWEDTLNRLESDPMSLSGELDWVTKKEILEGYRRRDGLEWDAARLHLVDLQYSDVRPEKGLYNRLVARGKMDRLLDEPDVERAETKPPEDTRAYFRGRCLEQYADDVAAASWDSVIFDLPGRDSLQRVPTLEPLRGTRNHVKELLDRCRTAEDLVRVLSGG is encoded by the coding sequence ATGACCGTACGGCGAGTAATGGGCATCGAGACGGAGTACGGCATCTCCGTCCCCGGCCAACCGAACGCCAATGCCATGCTCACCTCGTCCCAGATCGTCAATGCCTACGCGGCGGCGATGCACAGGGCGCGCCGCGCCCGCTGGGACTTCGAGGAGGAGAACCCGCTGCGGGACGCACGAGGCTTCGACCTCGCCCGCGAGGCCGCCGAGTCCAGCCAGCTCACCGACGAGGACATCGGGCTGGCCAACGTGATCCTCACCAACGGCGCGCGGCTGTACGTCGACCACGCACACCCGGAGTACAGCTCACCGGAGATCACCAACCCCCGCGACGCCGTCCTGTGGGACAAGGCAGGCGAGCGCATCATGGCCGAGGCCGCCGAGCGCGCCGGCCAGCTCCCCGGCGCCCAGCCGATCCTGCTGTACAAGAACAACACCGACAACAAAGGCGCCTCGTACGGCACGCACGAGAACTACCTGATGAAGCGGGAGACCCCGTTCTCGGACATCGTGCGCCACCTGACGCCGTTCTTCGTCTCGCGGCAGGTCGTCACGGGCGCCGGTCGCGTGGGCATCGGCCAGGACGGCCACGAGCACGGCTTCCAGATCAGCCAGCGCGCGGACTACTTCGAGGTCGAGGTCGGACTGGAGACCACCCTCAAACGGCCCATCATCAACACCAGGGACGAGCCGCACTCGGACGCCGAGAAGTACCGCAGACTCCATGTGATCATCGGCGACGCGAATCTCTCGGAGATCTCCACCTATCTCAAGCTCGGGACGACATCCCTGGTCCTGTCCATGATCGAGGACGGGTTCATCAATGTCGACCTGGCCGTGGACCAGCCGGTACGCACGCTCCACCAGGTCTCGCACGACCCGTCCCTGGGACAGCTGGTCACGCTCCGTAGCGGGCGGACACTCACCGCCGTACAGCTCCAGATGGAGTACTTCGAGCTGGCGCGCAAATACGTCGAGGAACGCTACGGCGCCGACGCCGACGAGCAGACCAGGGACGTGCTCGGCCGGTGGGAGGACACGCTCAACCGGCTGGAGAGCGACCCGATGAGTCTGTCGGGCGAACTGGACTGGGTCACCAAGAAGGAGATCCTGGAGGGCTATCGCCGCCGGGACGGCCTGGAGTGGGACGCGGCGCGGCTGCATCTGGTGGATCTCCAGTACTCGGACGTACGCCCCGAGAAGGGCCTCTACAACCGTCTGGTGGCCCGCGGGAAGATGGACCGGCTCCTGGACGAACCGGACGTGGAACGGGCCGAGACAAAGCCTCCAGAGGACACCCGGGCCTATTTCCGGGGCCGCTGTCTGGAGCAGTACGCGGACGACGTGGCCGCGGCCTCCTGGGACTCGGTCATCTTCGACCTCCCGGGCCGGGACTCGCTCCAGCGGGTACCGACCCTGGAGCCGCTGCGGGGCACCCGTAACCACGTGAAAGAGCTCCTGGACCGGTGCCGCACGGCCGAAGACCTCGTCCGCGTGCTCTCGGGCGGCTGA
- a CDS encoding ubiquitin-like protein Pup, which translates to MATKDTDGGQQKATRSTEDVEETTEDAQQSEDLKERQEKLSDDVDSVLDEIDDVLEENAEDFVRSFVQKGGE; encoded by the coding sequence ATGGCGACCAAGGACACCGACGGCGGGCAGCAGAAGGCGACGCGCTCCACCGAGGACGTCGAGGAGACGACCGAGGACGCACAGCAGTCCGAGGACCTCAAGGAACGCCAGGAGAAGCTGTCGGACGACGTGGACTCCGTGCTGGACGAAATCGACGACGTCTTGGAAGAGAACGCCGAGGACTTCGTGAGGTCCTTCGTGCAAAAGGGCGGTGAGTAG
- a CDS encoding endonuclease VII domain-containing protein gives MLPVSAFASNKSRPDGLQTNCRECAAGYHRRRQEARGRTVRAKVPVPRGYKRCPQCGEAKAYSEWELNPTSSDGYASYCKPCRATRNRQSYFKRKYGITMAERDEMISSQMGICVICLSAPAAHVDHCHETGRVRGVLCFNCNSAIGKLGDNPDTLRRATAYLEGNAWKPTLVAPGVYQLPS, from the coding sequence ATGCTTCCTGTCAGCGCATTCGCGTCCAACAAGTCTCGGCCTGATGGGCTCCAGACCAACTGTCGCGAATGCGCTGCGGGATATCACCGCCGTCGTCAGGAGGCGCGAGGCAGGACGGTGAGGGCGAAGGTGCCTGTCCCGCGTGGGTATAAGCGTTGCCCACAGTGCGGCGAGGCCAAGGCCTACTCGGAGTGGGAGCTCAACCCAACGTCGTCGGACGGCTACGCGAGCTACTGCAAGCCCTGCCGGGCCACTCGGAATCGGCAGTCCTACTTCAAGCGGAAGTACGGCATCACGATGGCGGAGCGCGACGAGATGATCTCGTCGCAGATGGGTATCTGCGTCATCTGTCTCTCCGCCCCCGCCGCGCATGTGGATCACTGCCATGAGACGGGTAGGGTCCGAGGCGTACTGTGCTTCAACTGCAATTCGGCCATTGGCAAGTTGGGGGACAATCCCGACACGCTGCGCCGTGCCACCGCATACCTGGAGGGAAACGCGTGGAAGCCAACACTCGTAGCACCGGGCGTCTACCAGCTGCCTTCCTGA